The following proteins come from a genomic window of Ailuropoda melanoleuca isolate Jingjing chromosome 2, ASM200744v2, whole genome shotgun sequence:
- the LOC105236555 gene encoding reactive oxygen species modulator 1-like, which produces MPDLNAKRMPVAVGPYRQSQPTCFNHMKMGFMMGYAVCTAAEVLLGTFSCLRIGMWGWELMGSIRKIMMQSGVIFSTFMAIRMGIQY; this is translated from the coding sequence ATGCCAGACCTGAACGCTAAGAGGATGCCAGTGGCTGTGGGGCCCTATAGACAGTCCCAGCCAACCTGCTTCAACCACATGAAGATGGGCTTTATGATGGGTTATGCAGTGTGTACGGCAGCTGAGGTGCTCTTGGGTACTTTTTCCTGTCTCAGAATTGGAATGTGGGGTTGGGAGCTGATGGGTAGCATCAGAAAAATCATGATGCAGAGTGGTGTCATCTTTAGCACATTCATGGCCATCAGAATGGGCATCCAATACTAA
- the ASB17 gene encoding ankyrin repeat and SOCS box protein 17 yields MSKSSKLCRKTSCPRSNIFCNLIDKIVKRPSLQFLGQWGYHCYEPRIYRTLAKILRCVDLDGFDILLSDYIAFVEKSGYRFELNFNLEFTEICVNTILYWVFARKGNPDFVELLLKKTKDYVQDRSCNLALIWRTFTPVYCPSPLSGITPLLYVAQTRQSNILKILLQYGILEREKNPINIVITILLYPSRVRIMVDHELVDIQEDAKTCLVLCSRVLSTISVRQIETQLSLGRRPIISDWLDYIPSTRYKDPCELLHLCRITIRAQLLTNNMLPNGIFSLLIPVRLQNYLNLES; encoded by the exons ATGAGTAAATCTTCTAAATTATGTCGTAAGACTTCTTGTCCAAGAAGCAATATATTCTGCAATCTCATTGACAAAATTGTTAAACGACCATCCTTGCAGTTTTTGGGTCAGTGGGGATATCACTGTTATGAACCTAGGATTTACAGAACCCTGGCAAAAATTCTGAGGTGTGTCGACTTGGATGGGTTTGACATACTACTCTCAGATTATATTGCATTTGTGGAAAAATCAGGATACCGTTTCGAACTAAATTTTAATCTTGAATTTACTGAAATATGTGTGAATACAATTCTGTACTGGGTTTTCGCCAGAAAAGGTAATCCTGACTTTGTGGAACTGCTTCTCAAGAAGACAAAGGACTATGTTCAAGACAGAAGTTGTAACCTGGCACTGATATGGAG AACTTTCACACCAGTATACTGTCCAAGCCCACTAAGTGGGATCACACCTCTACTCTATGTAGCTCAGACAAGACAATCTAACATCTTGAAAATACTCCTGCAATATGGAatcttagaaagagaaaaaaaccccatcaaCATTGTGATAACAATATTGCTCTACCCCTCAAGAGTGAGAATAATGGTTGATCATGAATTGGTAGACATCCAGGAAGATGCCAAAACATGCTTAGTGCTATGTTCCAGAGTGCTTTCTACCATTTCAGTCAGGCAAATAGAG ACGCAGCTAAGTTTAGGAAGACGTCCAATTATTTCTGATTGGCTGGACTACATTCCTTCAACAAGATACAAAGATCCATGTGAACTATTACATCTTTGCAGAATAACCATCAGGGCTCAACTGCTGACCAACAATATGCTtccaaatggaatattttcacttttaatacCGGTTCGTCTACAGAACTACCTGAATTTAGAAAGTTAA